The genomic DNA CCGTTCACGCTGTCCCGGGAGGCGGTCGACTCCGTGGAGCGCGGTTCCGGGGACAGCGACTGGCAGCCGGCGAAGGACGCGGCCCGGGCGATGGCGCTGACCGAGGACCGGATCGTCTTCGAGGGCTGGGTGGAGGCCGGCATCGAGGGCCTGCGGGCCGGTTCCTCGGCGGAGCCGCTGGCGCTCCCGGCGGACGTCACCGAGTACCCGGACGCGGTCAGCCGGGCTCTCACCACCCTGCGGCTGGCCGACGTCGACGGGCCGTACGCGCTGCTGCTGGGCGCGGAGGCGTACACGGCGGTCAACGAGACCTCGGACCACGGCTACCCGGTGCGCCAGCACATCGCGCGGGTGCTGGACGGGCCGATCATCTGGGCGCCGGCGCTGGAGGGCGGCTGCGTGCTGTCCACCCGGGGTGGGGACTTCACGCTGCACCTGGGGCAGGACCTG from Kitasatospora terrestris includes the following:
- a CDS encoding family 1 encapsulin nanocompartment shell protein; translated protein: MDNLHRKLAPISAAAWQELEDEVRSTFTLHLAGRRVVDLDGPHGPTFAAAGTGHLRPAGRPAPGVSARVHQVRAAMELRHPFTLSREAVDSVERGSGDSDWQPAKDAARAMALTEDRIVFEGWVEAGIEGLRAGSSAEPLALPADVTEYPDAVSRALTTLRLADVDGPYALLLGAEAYTAVNETSDHGYPVRQHIARVLDGPIIWAPALEGGCVLSTRGGDFTLHLGQDLSIGYLSHDAETVSLYLQESVTFSLLSPEASVPLAG